DNA sequence from the Pseudoduganella plicata genome:
GCGCAGGAGGAACAAATCGTCCGCATCATGGCGCTGCTCAGGGAACGTGGCCTGGACCGCCAGGGCCTCGACATGGCAGGCGACGATGCGGATCGTCTGAACAGGCTGGTTGATTGAAACAACACGCAGAACAAGCAAGGAACAAGATGAGCGAACTGGAAGTGGCAACGGAAGAACTGGACCCGTTTGAAATCCGCGTGCTGGCCGTGCTGGCCGAGAAGGAGGCGCTGACGCCGGATAACTATCCGCTGTCGCTGAACGCGATCACCAACGGCTGCAACCAGCTCTCCAGCCGCGATCCCGTCATGCAGATTGCCGAGGACACGGTGGCGGACGTGCTGGCGCGCCTGGCCGAGCGCCGCCTCGCCAATGCCGTCACCGCCGCCGGCGCGCGGGTGACGAAGTACGAGCACCGCATGCGCATCAAATGGACGCTGGAGCAGGACAAGCTGGCGATCCTCACCGTGCTGATGTTGCGCGGGCACCAGACGGCCGGCGAAATCCGCACGCGCACGGGCCGCATGCACGAGTTCAAATCGGTGGCGGACGTGGAAGCGGGCCTGCAGTTCCTGATCGACAAATATCCGCCGCTGGTGGCGAAGCTGGCGCTGGCGCCGGGCACGAAGGAGCCGCGTTATGGCCAGTTGCTGGGCGGCGCGGCCGAACTGGCTCGGGAGGAGGCGGGTTACGGTACGTCCACGGTGGTACCGGGCGGGGCTTCACGCGGCGATCGGGTGGCGCAGCTGGAGCTGGAAGTGCAGCAGCTGCGCACCGAATTCGCGGCCCTGACGGCGCAGTTCGAGGAATTCAGGAAGCAGTTCGACTGAGCGCTTCACTGATGAACGCAAACGCGTTGCTGGATGCTGGAAGAAGAACAGTACGCCGAGCGCCGCCAGGATGTATGGCCAGAATTTGATCGGGATGAAGAACAGATCGTGCTTTGCCTGCAGCTTGATTTCCTGTCCGGTAGCTTTATCGACAACAATACGTGGCTGGCTGGTGCGCCCGATGGCGACGTGAAGCCCGAATACCAGCGCTGCGCCGATCAGCGTTCCTGACAACGCAACCGCAGAGCGGTCGGCGGCTGGTAGCGGTAGGGCCAAAAAGTGTTCCCCAGCCTGGACTGCTGCCGTACTCTGAGAATCATTCTCGTGCCGACTTCCGCTTCTTTGCCTGCGGGGCTATCAATTCTTGCGAGAACTGATAGCTGGGCGCATTGAGCTTTTCTGCGCAACCGGCGCAGGCGCGCAGGACCGGGAGGATGCTCCTGACTGGGCTTGCGTTGGGGACGATGGGCGAGGTGGGCAGATGATTGTCACGACCTCACACGAAGATGAGGCCCGTGCAGACGTGGTCGAATTTGCCGGGCAGTTCTCAATGTCTTTGCAGGACCGGCCCCGAATAATTCATCGGTAATGGCATCAGCCCGGAGGTCTGCTTTGGGGCGACACTCTGTGACTTTTTACAGATCGGCCACTTGCTATCCTTGGCCGAATGGCCGAGATCGGCCAGGAACCGACGCGCATGGAGCTGCTCGACCAGGGGCGGCCCTTATTTCTCGCCTAAAAAAGCGACAAGTTCCTCGTACCCGCCTACACGCTGCCCGTCGATATAGGTCTGCGGCGTAGTCTGGACTCCTTCGTCCTGCATAAACGCGTCTACTTCGCCTCGGGTTGTCAACTGATGGTCCTCGACTTGGTAACCCGCCTGTTTTAATAACTCGAGCGCCTTGACTCCCCACGGACAAGTATGTTCTGGAGTGACCATTCGGTGCAGCAATGCTTGCTTCGATTCGATTGACATGTTAACTCTTTCACTTTTTGATAATCAAGTTGCCTGTAGTAACGCAATGAGCCGTTACATCGTAGGTTCCAGATTACACGGTTAGTAAGAGTCTCGCGGTGCGTCAACGCACGCATGCCCGGCATGTACTTCACGACCCTGTGCACACCCCTTCTCTCACGCCCAAGGAAATATGCGCAGGCGCTATGGGTCCTTAAGGACGGTGGCAAGTGTAGAGCACGACTCCCATCGCAAACCCTGCGCTGGTCGCGCGGGCTCGCGCGCCTCAGGCGGGCAGCGGCCCGCAGCCGTGCGACAGCCGCGAGTCCGATGGACCAGCACGCGGAACGTCAAGGTGCAATTCTTCCCGTACACCGGCGCGGCGGCATTGGCTGGCGCTAACGCCTGCTAACACCTGCACCTCCGTCCAAATAAAATGGAGGCACACCGAAAGCCTCATCGGTTTGTCCGCCTTCGGAAGGTTGCCGACGGTCATGACAATCCGTGAGTTGTTCGCTTTGGCAACATGGTATCCTACTGCGACAGGCCGGTTTCGGCCAAAAGCGGCCGCTCACCAGGGGGAGGTGAGACGTTTAATACCGCTTCGACGATCTTTTCCGTATTGATTAGAGCTTTAGGAGACGTACCCATGGGGACATCGCAGTTAGAACTTTCTTGTCCACCGCAGCAGGCACACGCGTTGGAGCTTTGGCTACAGCACGCCGCAGGTCGCATTCTATTCGAGGACGTACGGGCTTACGCTACCGAAAAAATCGACCCGACGCTGCCGGACGAAACTCGCCTAGCTGTGCAGAAAGGAATTGATGATGCGATGTACGGCTTGATGATGGTGATTGACGGTGTGTCCGGTATTCTCAGAAGCGGGCCTCAATCTGTCGAGCTCTCCGTGACCGCACGGCTAGTGAATCGAGAACCGCCCGGCATTGCAGCCGAACTGGACTTGCGCGACGGTGATGGAATGTGCATGGGCTATCACGGGTGGCTTGACGGCGACTACGGAGACAATATTGTCACGTTCGTCGCACGCTAGGCGATTGCTTCTCATGCGAAAAACGCAGAATCGCTGTTCTTAATCGCATAGGTCTCCCAGACCACGGCAATGGCGGTTGCGGCCAATAGCAGACGTTGAGCAATTGCGAGGATGACGCCTAGGCATCAATCATGAATTGGAGTGGTGATGGGATTGCCATTGCTTTGGCTAGCGTTTTTCTCTGTCTTCATGATTTCCGAACAGGCCGCAAGCGGCCAAAAGCGGACTTTGACGTGTTCAGCGGGTCAAACTTTCAATCACATGAGCAAACTTTCGTCGTTCATCGATAATGCAAAGGTCGGGCTTTCGATCCAGGAACGTATTCCGGAATCCAGATGGGATGCCATTGCGGAAAACTGTGGTGCTCCCGAAGTCGCAGAGATCAAGGCGAGAATAGCTGGGCTGACGGCAGAGCTGGAAACCATCGAAGAGTGGGATGGCGACACGCGAGACGACATACACTTAGCAATCTCGAAATTCTCTCGCTTACTCGTGCTGACGGGCACACTTCCAGACGTTGACGGGTAACCGTCTCTGTAAAGGCCCGCAATGGGGCGCAAGGTGTCATACGCTGAACGGCAGCACTCGGCCACGAGCGGCCGTTGCGGCCCGGCGAACTCTCTGGAAACTAAAGATGAGCACTCAAGAAGAGAAAGAAATGTACCGGCGGGTTGACGAGGTGCTTTACTATCTTTGGGATCCAATCGGCGTGTCAGCCGTACCGTCGGCAAGGGACGAATATCGATCGTACGTGCCTCAAGTGGTTACGCTACTCGAAGAT
Encoded proteins:
- a CDS encoding YceH family protein — encoded protein: MSELEVATEELDPFEIRVLAVLAEKEALTPDNYPLSLNAITNGCNQLSSRDPVMQIAEDTVADVLARLAERRLANAVTAAGARVTKYEHRMRIKWTLEQDKLAILTVLMLRGHQTAGEIRTRTGRMHEFKSVADVEAGLQFLIDKYPPLVAKLALAPGTKEPRYGQLLGGAAELAREEAGYGTSTVVPGGASRGDRVAQLELEVQQLRTEFAALTAQFEEFRKQFD
- a CDS encoding glutaredoxin family protein, whose product is MSIESKQALLHRMVTPEHTCPWGVKALELLKQAGYQVEDHQLTTRGEVDAFMQDEGVQTTPQTYIDGQRVGGYEELVAFLGEK